The Synergistaceae bacterium genome includes the window AAATATTCCCACGGGCTGCAGCTTTCACACGAGATGTCCTAGAGCAAGGCCGGAATGCAGGACTATTAACGCAATTTTAAGCGAGAAAGGAGCGAATCATTTATGTTCATGTCCATTTGTAGAAAGCTAAAAATTTGTATAATTATAATATTAATTTTTGCCGGAATTGCAAGCGCGGGGACTCGTGAAATAATTTATAATATGGGCGTTGATCCGAGAACTATAGACCCGTTTTTAAATTATGCTCTTGACGGTGGAATTGTAGACGTAAATATTTTTGAGGGACTTGTTAGAATGGGCTTTAATGGCAAAATAGAACCTGCCTGTGCTGAAAGCTGGGATGTATCACCGGACGGGCTGACATGGAAATTTTATTTGCGTGATAATTTAAAGTGGTCGGACGGCGAGAAATTAACAGCTCAAAATTTTAAGGACGGCTTTATGCATTTAATAAATCCTAAGACGGCCTCACCATATGTTAATTATGGATTCTTTATCAAGAACGCGGAAAAATTTTATAAGGGTCAGGCAAAATCTGAAGAAGTCGGACTCTATGCTCCTAACGAGAAAACTTTTATTATTAATCTCGAATATAAGAATCCTTTAATGCTTTATTACATGGAATTCCAGACTTTTACGCCCGCAAGAATGGACATAATAAGCAGGAATCCCAGAGGCTGGGCAGCTAAACCTGAGACTCTTATATCAAACGGGGCATTTACTCTCTCAAAATGGAAACACGGGAGCGGCGGAGAAATTATTTTACTCAAGAATAATAATTACTGGGACTCTGAAAATGTGAAAATTGACAGATTGCGCTTTGTCTTCATAGGGGACACTAACACAGCACTAGCAGCCTTCAAAGCAGGGAAGATTGATTATATAAGCTCAATACCGGCTCGAATTCTGCCCGCGTTATTGAAATCAGGTGAGGCAAAATCACTCCCGGCACTTGCTACAGGTTTTATTGATTTTAACTCTGCTCACAAACCTTTTGACGATTCAAGAGTCAGACTCGCATTTACACTTGCAATAGACAGAAGTATCATAACCGATAAACTTTTGAAGAGTGGCGAGAAACCGGCAACCGGGCTAGTAAGTTATTTAGTACCGGG containing:
- a CDS encoding peptide ABC transporter substrate-binding protein, with the protein product MSICRKLKICIIIILIFAGIASAGTREIIYNMGVDPRTIDPFLNYALDGGIVDVNIFEGLVRMGFNGKIEPACAESWDVSPDGLTWKFYLRDNLKWSDGEKLTAQNFKDGFMHLINPKTASPYVNYGFFIKNAEKFYKGQAKSEEVGLYAPNEKTFIINLEYKNPLMLYYMEFQTFTPARMDIISRNPRGWAAKPETLISNGAFTLSKWKHGSGGEIILLKNNNYWDSENVKIDRLRFVFIGDTNTALAAFKAGKIDYISSIPARILPALLKSGEAKSLPALATGFIDFNSAHKPFDDSRVRLAFTLAIDRSIITDKLLKSGEKPATGLVSYLVPGLTDSQDFRTEGGAFLPVSADIEQARKLLSEAGYPNGENFPEVSLKYSGKPGVNMLAEVLQNMWKEVLGVNVALLNEEWKVYLKSIQDGDFDMGVHNWVLDFPDASNILEIYKSDSPQNTIGWSNSEFDDLMRKSALEMDRLKRINYLHEAEKILMREMPSLPLYFLSFPEMKSKRVKNIYQVPTGIILFRMAEIVE